The Sneathiella limimaris region TGTTCTCTTTCGATAACTAATAAAGCTTTTAATTCTGACCACAAGTGATAGGTTTCGTCTCAATAAAAACAATGAGGCAAAAGTATCGTGGTTGAAATTTGGATTGTCCGTCATGGGGAAGCAAGCAGTTCCTGGGATCAGGAAGCAGATCCCGGTCTAAGTATCCTGGGGCAAGAGCAGGCAGAAGCCGTCACACAGGAAATCCTGAAAACATTCAAGCCGGCAAAAATTGTCAGTAGTCCTCTAAAAAGAGCTCTTGAAACAGCGGCTCCTCTCTTTGAAAAGCTTGACGCTCGCAGAGAAATTAATTCCAACATTGCAGAAATTCCTTCAGGTGACATTCCGTTTGCTGAGCGCAGAGCCTGGCTAAATAAGTTGATGAAGGAGACTTGGGAAACCCAACCTGAAAACTTGCAGGTTTGGCGTGAAGGGATTTTGTCTACCTTAAAGAGCCAAACAGAAGACGTGGTTTTCTTTTCACATTTCATGGTATTAAATGTAATCGTTGGGTTTTTAACCGGTTCTGAGAAAATAGTCTCTTTCAAGCCAGACAATTGTGCTATTACAAAAGTAAGTCTGGCCGACGGGGAGCTGGACCTGATTGATAAAGGGCGTGAAGCTCAAACAATCGTAAGGTGATTGGTTTGTTCTTTATAAGAACACCAAAGCAAGCGTAGAATGTGGAGACAATTTGTCCATGAATCATACAGATAGTGAAAAACATCACTCAGATGAGAGCTATCGAGTAGAGGAACAGATTGGTTTTCTTCTTCGCAAAGCTCACCAAAAAGCGAGTTCAATTTTTCAGTCCCAATTCTCCGACTACCAAATCACACCTACACAATATTCAGCGATGTGTAAGTTGAAAGATGAAGGCGAGCTATCTCAAAATCATCTTGGACGATTAACAGCCATGGATCCTGCGACAATCCAGGGAGTTACGCGGCGCCTGATTGAGCGTGGTCTGGTTGAGACACGGGCAGACGAGATTGATAAACGCCGAATGCAATTGAGGCTTACGCAGGCTGGCTCTGACTTGATCGATACATTGATTGAAAAAGGTCGTATCGTAACGAAGAAAACGATGTCTCCTCTTAGTGAAGAAGAGCGTGAGACTTTTTTGAGCCTGTTGAAGAAGCTTTCTTGATGAGTGGTAGATAGATGGCAGAGTTAGATTTATCCGGGTTTACGATATTGGTAGTGGATGACAATAATTATATGGTCTCCCTGCTCAGACAAACTCTTGCTGGACTTGGTGTCGGCAATATCAAAACATTTAATGATGCAAAGGATGCTATCGAGTTTGTTAAGCTTGTTGGGGAAAACCCGGTTAAAGCCGGTGCAATGCAAATCGATTTTATCGTATCTAACTGGCAAATGGCGCCTATCGATGGATTGATGTTCTTGCGCTGGATCAGAACCCACAAAGATAGTCCAAACCGTTTCATCCCGTTTTTGATGGTGACGGGATTTGGGGACAAGGAAAAGGTTGAAGAGGCAAGAGACCTTGGGGTTAGTGAAGTTCTCGCAAAACCTTTTTCAGTGAATAGTGTCGCGGATAAAGTTCTACAGATTATTGGAACCAAGCGTCAGTTTGTTCAAACTGCGACTTATTTTGGACCTGATCGTCGCAGACAAAATTTGCCGTTTGCGGGAGATAATCGCCGGATCCTGACAGACAAAGACCCTCAAGTTAAAATTATTTACGAATAGGAGCGGGGAATGAACAAGCCAAAAATTACTGTTCGATTTTACCGCATTCGCAACCGCTTGATGGAAAAGGCAGGCGGTATTGGTGCAAATATGGAAACTAGTGTTTTCCCAAGGCATGTTCTGCAAGAGACAGAAGAGCTCTTTCAGGAGATGATTTCGGACTACCCAGACTGGGTTCAGGAAACACTTAATAAGCTTACAGCCCTTGTCGAGGTGTGTATTAACTTCGAGGACAAGCGAATTGTCACTTATAAGCAGATCCAAGAGATTGCTCACGAAATGAAAGGGCAGGGCGGGACTTTCGGATATCCGCTGGTGTCCACATTCGGAGATAGCCTTTATGATTTCACAGGGCCAAATGCGGGTTTGTCCGATAGCCATGTACAGATCATTAAAGCCCATACGGATGCAATGAAAGCGACAATAAATGGCAGAATTCATGGTGATGGTGGCCAGGTCGGTCAGGAACTGAAAGCCATGTTAGCTCAGGCGATCAAGCAATATACTTGAAGATGCATCCCCTCTTAGAAAGATTTCTAATCGGCTCACCATATCGCCGAACCATTGCTAAATTTGCCAAGGGTGTTGATCGGTATCTTGGTGCCATCACGATATTGGCGGCAGCATTACTTGGCCTTGGGTTGGCCTCGCCAGTTGGGTATGCAACAGGGTTTTATGGGATTTCAGGAAAGATTGTCTTGGTTTCCGATATTGTAATCCTGATGAAGTCAGGGCAGGGGAGTGTGGCCCTGATGGTAGGGCTGCTTTTCATTCTCTTGCCCATTCTCAATATCTCAACAGCTTTCGACCTCTGGTATAAACACCCTCTTGATGGTGAAAAGTTTGAAAAATTTAATCGCCGAGCCAACTTGTGTGGTCGGCTTTGGTATCTTGGCGTCCTCAGCATTGGCGCCTTAATCTACAAGCTCAATACAGCATCAGATGGAGTCATTTACCCGGCGATCTACTATCTGTTGATGAGTTCTTTGCTACAGAAGTTCATTTTGACCAGATTGACGCGCCTTACCGCTCTGGTCACTTTTGTAGATAAAGAGCTGGATGAAAACTAGTTTGATGTCTTTGAAGCAGGCGCGTTAGCGGCTTAACTCTCGCATGGCGTCTTCCAGTCCCCCGATCGTCAAAGGATACATGCGATCCGACATGATTTGCTTGAGCAT contains the following coding sequences:
- a CDS encoding histidine phosphatase family protein, with product MVEIWIVRHGEASSSWDQEADPGLSILGQEQAEAVTQEILKTFKPAKIVSSPLKRALETAAPLFEKLDARREINSNIAEIPSGDIPFAERRAWLNKLMKETWETQPENLQVWREGILSTLKSQTEDVVFFSHFMVLNVIVGFLTGSEKIVSFKPDNCAITKVSLADGELDLIDKGREAQTIVR
- a CDS encoding MarR family winged helix-turn-helix transcriptional regulator, which codes for MNHTDSEKHHSDESYRVEEQIGFLLRKAHQKASSIFQSQFSDYQITPTQYSAMCKLKDEGELSQNHLGRLTAMDPATIQGVTRRLIERGLVETRADEIDKRRMQLRLTQAGSDLIDTLIEKGRIVTKKTMSPLSEEERETFLSLLKKLS
- a CDS encoding response regulator, with the protein product MAELDLSGFTILVVDDNNYMVSLLRQTLAGLGVGNIKTFNDAKDAIEFVKLVGENPVKAGAMQIDFIVSNWQMAPIDGLMFLRWIRTHKDSPNRFIPFLMVTGFGDKEKVEEARDLGVSEVLAKPFSVNSVADKVLQIIGTKRQFVQTATYFGPDRRRQNLPFAGDNRRILTDKDPQVKIIYE
- a CDS encoding Hpt domain-containing protein, with product MNKPKITVRFYRIRNRLMEKAGGIGANMETSVFPRHVLQETEELFQEMISDYPDWVQETLNKLTALVEVCINFEDKRIVTYKQIQEIAHEMKGQGGTFGYPLVSTFGDSLYDFTGPNAGLSDSHVQIIKAHTDAMKATINGRIHGDGGQVGQELKAMLAQAIKQYT